TGGGGCTGGCGGCCACGGCGGGCAGCACCTCGAACAGCCGCTGCATGAGGGGGCTTCGGCTGGAGAGCTCGCCCGCGTGGTACTTGCCCTCGAGGGCCTCGCGCAGGGTCTCCACCTCCGACAGGTCGCGGAAGGTCTCCGCGCCGCCGATCACGCGGCCGTCCGCGTCCCGCAGCACCGCCGTGGACAGGCTGATGGGGATGCGGTTTCCGTCGGCGTCCACAATGAACGCCGTCTTGCCGATGACCGGCCGCCCGGTGCCCAGGGTCTCGCGCAGGGCGCAGCCCGCCCCGCAGAGGCTCGACCGGAACACGTCGCAGCACAGGCGCCCCAGCGCCTCCGCGCGCGGCACGCCGGTGATCTCCTCCGCCGCGCGGTTGAACGACGTGATGCGCCAGTCGGCGTCCACGGTGAACACCCCGTCGGAGATGCTCTCCAGGATGGCCTCCGTGGGCGTGGGGGGAGGCGCGGCGGCGCGCTTTTTCCGGTCCGCGCTCACAGGCGGAAGAACTCCATCGCGTTCTCGCGGAGGATGCGCGCGGCGATCCGCTTCGCCTCGTCCAGGGAAAACGCGCCCCCGTCCACCTTGTCCGCCAGCATGCGCGCGGCCACGCGCCGGGCGATGGCGCAGTGGCCGTAGGCGCCCTCGGCGTAGTTGCTGTCGCCGCCGACGGCGAAGATCTTGTTGGACGGGATGACGTCAAGCCACTCGTCGAGGATGCGCGCGGCGGACGCGGGGGACACCACCTGGATCCAGCACAGGTCGGCGTAGACGTTGGGAAAATACTTGGCGAGGGCGGCCGTCTCGCCCGCCCACGGCCAGCCCGCGTGGAACAGCGCGAAGCGCGCGTCCGGGAAGTCCATAATCAGGTCCGTCAGGAGCAGGGGGTGCGAGTTTTCCAGATGGTTGCCGTTGCCCTCCTGGAGGCCCGTGTGGATCTGGACCGGCAGGCCGCGCTCCGCCGCCAGCGCGACGATGCGGCGCATGACGAAGTCCTGGAGGGGTTTCAGGTCGTCCTGCGACAGGTCGAGGGCTTGCGAGAGCCACACCCGGTCAAAGGCGCGGGCCGCCTCGGCCTTCGGGACCCGGTCAAAGCGCAGGCTGCGGCGGTAGGCCAGGAAAATCTTCACGGCCACAATGCCCTCTTTAACAAAACCATCCAGCCGCGCCTCCAGCGCCGCCAGCAGCTGGTCCAGCGTCTGGATCGCGCGGCCCGTCTCCGCCTCCAGGGCGTTCAGCTCGGCCCGCGTGGACACCATGGCGAAGTGGTCCAGAATCGGCACAGCGCGGAACAGCTCGCGGTCCACCGCCACCGACTGCCCCGGCCACCGGATCACCAGCGCGCGGTCAATCCCCGCCTTCTCCCGCAGGACCGTGCGGTACCAGCCCGGCTTCCGCGCGGCGCGGATGCGGTCGCACAGGGCCCCGATGGTGTCGCGCCCGATCTCCGCCACGCCGAAGAGGTCGGTCATGTATTCGGCCATCGCGCGGCCGTAGCCCGTCGTGCGGACATGGGGCCACCACGGCGCGACGAGGTCCCAGCGCTCCACGTCCGACAACCCGTTCCCCGCCGTGCGCACCCGTTCCAGCGTCTCCCGGGGCATCCCCGCCGACACGAAATCCGACGAGACATAATGCTCCAGAAACCCGAAAAAGCCCAGCGTGTCCGCGCAGGCCACCACCTCGTCCGGGATGTGCTCATGCGTGTCCACCACCCGCAGGGCGGTGATGAAGGAGGAAAGCTCCTCAAAAGCGGCGGTCTGTGCCATGAAAAAAACTCCTCCTGAGGGAAAGGGAGATTATACCCGCCCAAGCACGCCGCAGGGGAAATGGACGATATGGACGATATGGACGATATGGACAGGCTGTCGGCGTCCGGCGGCTTCGTCCATCAAGTCCATCCCGTCCATACCGTCCATTCCCCCTTGCCCTCCCGCGCGCGGGCCTGTTATCGTCTTCCCGTTACCCCACAGGAGTCCACGCCATGCACCGCATCCTCCGCCCCAGCCGCCGGGAGTTTCTCAAGTGCGCCGCCGCCGCGGGACTGGCGGTGGCGGGCCGCGCCTGCGCGCAGGAAGCCCTGCCGCCGCGCGAGGCGCTGGCCACGGTCGCGCCGGAGGCCGTCGGGGTGGACCCCGCGCTGCTCCAGAAAGCGGTGGACTTCGTGGCGGAGGCCGTCGCCGCGAAGACCGTGCCCGGCGCGGCGCTGGTGGCGACGCGCGGGGGCCGGGTCTTCCTGGAGAAGTACTGGGGCGTCTGCTCGGGGGTGGACCGCGACGGCGTGCCCTATGACGGGAACACCCAGAACTTCGTCTACTCCTTCTCCAAGGCCGTCACGGCGACCGTTGTCGTCATGGCGCACCAGGACGGCCTGGTGGACTACGACGCCCCCGTGATGAAGTACATCCCCGAGTTCACCGGCGGCGGCAAGGAGGCCGTCACGGTGCGCCACGTCCTCACGCACTCGGCGGGCCTGACCGCCGCGTCCGTGGCGCCGGTGCTCAGCGGGGACGAGTGGAAGGCCGCCATGGCCGCCCTCTGCGCGATGGACACGGAATGGGAACCCGGCTCGCGCACGGGCTACCACGGCGTCAGCGGCATGCTGATCGCCGCCGACATCGTGCGCCGCGTGTCGGGCAACCGCCCGTGGAACGACCTCTGCCGCGAGCGCCTCTTCGACCCCCTGAACGCCGACCTCTCCTTCGCCCCGCCGCGCGCCGACGCGCCCCTGGCCGTCGTGCCGCCGCCCGCCTCCCGTCCCTGGACGGTGGACACGGCGCACATGCCCTTCCTCGGCCACCCCTCCGGCGGCGCGGTGGCCCGCCCCTCCGGCATGCTCAGGCTCCTCAACCTTCATCTCGCGGGCGGCGTGTGGAACGGCAAACAGCTCCTCCAGCCCGAAGCCCTCGCCGAGATGCACCGAGTGCAGTACCAGGACAAGATAGACGCCGCCCTGCGCGACGGCAAGACGCCCAGCCACGAGTACTGGGGGCTCGGCTGGCTCCTGCGCGGCGCCACCACGGAGGGCTGGTTCGGCTTCGGCAACATCGCCTCCCCCCGCACCTTCGGCCATGCGGGCATAGACACCGTCATCGGCGTCGCCGACCCCGAACGCGACACCGCTCTCGTCTTCATCACCACCGCCTCCCCCGGCGAATCCGCCAACACCATGCGCCTCCGCAACACCGTCACCAACCGGGTCATGGCCGCCGTCACCGCGTAAAACCGGCCCGGTTCCAAAGCCGCCGGGGCCCCTTTTTGAACTGGGGGGTCCATTTGCTACTATAGGGGGCGGTCTTTTGGACAACAGGCACAACCCAGGAGAGGCTCTAGCCATGAAGAAGATTTCGATTGGAACGTGGGCGTACACGATTGGGCCGTATGCGGACAATCCGGTGCCGTGGGACGAGGTGGTGACCAAGCTCGCCGCGCTGCGTTTTGACGGCCTGGAGCTGGGCGGCTTCGGCATCCACCCGCACCCGGACAACCTCCCGACCCGCGAGGGCCGCCGCGAGTGCGCGCAGAAGGTCCGCGACGCGGGCCTGGAGTTCTCGGGACTCGCGGCGAACCTCTGGGGCGAGCATCTGCTGGACACGGCGGACAACGCCGCCTATCTCGCCGAGTT
This region of Candidatus Hydrogenedentota bacterium genomic DNA includes:
- a CDS encoding amidohydrolase family protein, which translates into the protein MAQTAAFEELSSFITALRVVDTHEHIPDEVVACADTLGFFGFLEHYVSSDFVSAGMPRETLERVRTAGNGLSDVERWDLVAPWWPHVRTTGYGRAMAEYMTDLFGVAEIGRDTIGALCDRIRAARKPGWYRTVLREKAGIDRALVIRWPGQSVAVDRELFRAVPILDHFAMVSTRAELNALEAETGRAIQTLDQLLAALEARLDGFVKEGIVAVKIFLAYRRSLRFDRVPKAEAARAFDRVWLSQALDLSQDDLKPLQDFVMRRIVALAAERGLPVQIHTGLQEGNGNHLENSHPLLLTDLIMDFPDARFALFHAGWPWAGETAALAKYFPNVYADLCWIQVVSPASAARILDEWLDVIPSNKIFAVGGDSNYAEGAYGHCAIARRVAARMLADKVDGGAFSLDEAKRIAARILRENAMEFFRL
- a CDS encoding beta-lactamase family protein, which encodes MHRILRPSRREFLKCAAAAGLAVAGRACAQEALPPREALATVAPEAVGVDPALLQKAVDFVAEAVAAKTVPGAALVATRGGRVFLEKYWGVCSGVDRDGVPYDGNTQNFVYSFSKAVTATVVVMAHQDGLVDYDAPVMKYIPEFTGGGKEAVTVRHVLTHSAGLTAASVAPVLSGDEWKAAMAALCAMDTEWEPGSRTGYHGVSGMLIAADIVRRVSGNRPWNDLCRERLFDPLNADLSFAPPRADAPLAVVPPPASRPWTVDTAHMPFLGHPSGGAVARPSGMLRLLNLHLAGGVWNGKQLLQPEALAEMHRVQYQDKIDAALRDGKTPSHEYWGLGWLLRGATTEGWFGFGNIASPRTFGHAGIDTVIGVADPERDTALVFITTASPGESANTMRLRNTVTNRVMAAVTA